Genomic segment of Gloeocapsa sp. PCC 7428:
TTAGCGATCGCCAAGCTTACTTAGCTTTTTCGCGTTCTCGTCACTGACTTATTAACCTTGATATTTCTATATTTTATGCAATTAAATATTCATGAATCTTCAGCGATGAAAGAACAAAGTAATCGCCCCCTCGTTAGCGTTGGTTTACCTGTTTATAACGGTGGAGATTTACTGGAAAAAGCCTTAAATTCACTTTTGGCACAAACTTATTCAAACTTTGAAATAATTATTTCAGACAACGCATCAACAGACAAAACGCGAACAGTTTGTGAAACTTATGCAACTAAAGATTCGCGAATTAAATACTATCGCAATGAAAAAAATATCGGAGGACATAATAACTTCAACCGTGTCTTTGAGTTAGCAACAGGTAAGTATTTTAAATGGGCTGCACATGACGATTTATGTGCGCCTAACTTTATAGAAAAATGTGTCAATATTCTAGAAACAAATCCATCAGTTGTTTTATGTTATCCTAAAGCTAAACTTATTAATGAATTTGAAGAAGTTTTACCAAACAATTGTGACGAGAATCCGTTACTGACGCACTCATCAAAACCTCATGTACGGTTCCGCAATCTTATTATTGACTCTTTTGCTAAACCGCATCGCTGCTTACAACTATTTGGAGTAATACGCCGAGATATTTTGACAAAGACTCCTTTATTGGGAAATTATCCAGGTGCAGATAAAGTTTTACTAGTCAAAATGGCGCTTCTTGGGCAATATTACGAAGTTTCTGAATACCTATTTTTTAATCGTAACCATGCACAACGTGCGAGTAAAGCGCTATCAAATCCTTATTTACGCGCTACCTGGCTTGACCCAACACTTAAAGCGGGAAAACTCGTATTTCCTCAAGGAAGAGTCTTTTTAGGATATATCAATTCTATCAACACAGCTTCTTTAAGCTTACAACAGCAAATCCGTTGCTATCTGCATTTGTGTAATTGGTTGTTGAAATACAAAAATGCACTTCTCAAAGAATTAATTAAAGCAGCAATATGGCCTATTTACTTCTCGATACAACGTAGAAGAATTGTTAAATCGAATCCCGAAAATGTTCCTTCTAGCTAACTTAATAACTGGTAGTTGGTAATTGATAACACGCGATTATCTATTACTAATTATCAACAAACCAAAGATTTCTATTGGAGAAAAGCATGAGATTTATTGAAACCTCACTCAAAGGCGCATACATCATTGATTTAGAAGAAAAACCTGACCATCGTGGCTTCTTTGCCCGCACCTATTGCGCTGAAGAATTCGCCGCGCATGGACTCAAAGCCACCGTCGCCCAATGCAACTTATCGTTTAACCACTACAAAGGAACACTGCGCGGAATGCACTATCAAGTCGCACCTGCGTGTGAAACGAAACTTGTGCGTTGTATCGCTGGGGCAATTTATGACGTGATTGTCGATATGCGCCCCGACTCACCGACGTATTTGCAACATATCGGTGTCGAGTTAACTGCGCAAAATCGTCGCGCGTTGTATGTCCCAGAGATGTTTGCGCACGGATATCAAGCACTCACGGATGGTGCAGAAGTTGTTTATCAGGTGGGCGAGTTTTACACTCCTGGGTATGAGCGCGGGTTGCGTTATGATGACCCTGTTTTAGCGATTGATTGGCCGTTACCTGTCAGTGAGATTTCTGCCAAAGATGCTTCTTGGGCTTTGTTGGATTCTTTGCTTGTGGGTAGCTATGCTTAAGTCTAGGCTCAGGTTCTTGCAAATAATCAGGGACGACTATTATCTATTAATGTTTACCTAAATCGTGCCAGAAGTAGGCAGATGCTTCTGCGTCATATTCTTGAAGGATACTCATCGCTCCTATCTCCTTTCTCACAAGAGGCTCATTGAATTTAGCTAGATAGATAAAAGCCACTATGGCATTAGTGGCTCAAATTCACAGTATAAGGTGTGAAAACAGAGATTTTTGTAGGTTAGATGACCCACGAGCCTTGCCACTGACTAGCTCTAACCCTACCTAGACTAGCCTGCAATAGGCAAGCATATTAAGCATTGAGAATACCTGTAGTGCATTTTAACATTGACCGTGCATTTTTTGGAGATAGGTATGTCCTCCCCAAATTTTATTCCTAGTCCCACATCTGAAGTAAGTGTAAGCTCTTTGTATCAAGAGCCAATTCTGCGAGTGCGATCGTGGCACTACACACTGCAATGTCTTAGTAAAAGAATTCTTGATTTTCTTGGTGCTGGATTAGGAGTACTGCTTTTAAGTCCACTTTTACTCGCGATCGCCTTACTTATTCGCTTAGATTCTCCTGGACCAATTTTCTTTCGTCAGCATCGGATAGGACGAAATGGCAAAGCTTTTGTTATTTGGAAGTTTCGCACCATGGAGGTGAATGCAGAGGAACGACTCAAAGAACTTGAGCAACTAAACGAGTCAGAAGGTGGTGTCTTATTTAAAATGAAAGAAGACCCGCGTGTCACTCGTGTAGGTAAATTCCTGCGCCGGACAAGTTTAGATGAACTACCACAACTATTTAATGTGTTACAAGGTAGCATGAGCTTAGTAGGTCCTCGCCCTTTGCAGCTAAGAGACTACTACCTTGCGATCAAAGACTATAACGAAGATATGTCGCAAAGAGCAACAATGTTGCCTGGTGTAACAGGATTGTGGCAAGTCAGTGGACGTAGTGAAGTCACTTTTAACGATATGCTCCAAATGGATCTGTTCTATCAAGAAAACTGGACTTTCTGGTTAGACTTACGTATCCTCTGGCAAACAGTTTTAGTTGTTCTATTGCGTAAGGGAGCTTATTAATTCACTTAAATTAGTGTTGAATTTGCTGAAAGATAGAAACAATGGAGTTAATAAATAGCTAGCAAATTTAAAGTTGCTCAAAACTCAAACTTAGGTGTGGGGTAGACAACTTGCCTGCCCATTGGTTTTACCAAGAAAGCTATCTCACATTTAACTAATTTGACCTAATTGCAAACAATCAAATCATCATGAAAAGGAGAATAGTTTATGTTTATCTAGTTAAACGACACACAACTTCACTTACAGTATCATACACTGACCAAGCTACACAAGTGTTTTTAGTTTCTATACAGTTTTTAGTAAAAAACAAAAACTTACGAGTCTACTTCAAAGATAAAAACACGTCAGTCTTTTAAACATCAGGGTATATTAGCCATGAAAAACAGCATAAAAGGAAAGGCAAAACACTATGGAGAAGGAGCGAGTTAGGGTTTTCATCGGTTCAGGAGAAGCGAGCCTCTTAGAAAGAAAAACTTTGATTTACTCTTTACGCAAGCATTCTCAAAGAGAACTAGATATCTATGTATTAAATGGTACGCATAACTCTATTACATTAAATGATGGCGAACCTTTTTTGGCTCCAATGCCCTTAAAGATTAAGTATCGTAATGCAACTGAGTTTAGCCTTTATAGATTTATAATTCCTGAGGTCTGTAATTATCAGGGAAAAGCAATTTATGTAGACTCTGATATAGTCTCCTTGACTGATATAGGTCAGCTATTTGATACTCCCATGAATAGTTGTGATTTCTTAGCGAAAAAAGGAGCACAAAAAGGATATCGTGGTAGCAATTTTTGGGGTCTCAGCGTCATGTTAATTGATTGTGAGAAATCTCAATTTAATTTGGAAACAATTTTCAATGAGATTGACCAAAAGTTGTATACTCAAACCGATTTCATGGTGATGAACCAAACCTTTCTTACCCACCATCCATATACTATTGGAGAGCTAGATCCTGGTTGGAATATGCTTGATAGTTGGGATAAAAATACTAAGCTTATTCACTATACAGGACTTTTCAGTCAACCTTGGAAATATCCAAATCATCCTTATGGCGACATATGGTTTAAGTACTTCAATGAAGCGATCGCATCTGATTATATCACCAAGGAAGATATCTCTATAAGCTTACATCGAGCTTATGTGAGAAAAGACTTGTTAAAGGGAAATTATTCGTTATTGGGACGTGAGCAGAATTATATCAAACAATTCGTGCGATCGCTCAAGCCATCAAAAAAGAAGAAAGAGATAGAATCTAGCATGAAAGCTACATCAGTCTAGTTATTTTACAAATTTATAAGAATGCGTTGTAGTGATCTGACATAATACTAATGCTACAACGCTTTTCTTTCATATGTTATGCTACTCATTATTGCTAGATGCAATAGAGATTCAACTTTTAGCAGAAGCTTTATTTTGGCTGTTGTGTTCTTGCTGAGTGAGTATTACTTGCAGTATTTCCGCCAATAACTTGCAGGCGTTGAGTAACCATTGTCATTCCATCACCCCGAACAACGATCGCAGAAATCCAACGATTATTTCCAGCAGCTGGCGCGCGACCTTGTTTAAAAATACCGCCAGCAGAAAGTAATTCCAAATCAACGGGTACAGGATTTAAATAGCTTCCTGGCTTTATTGGTTCCTCAATGACTGCGCCTAAGAGATAATCATCACCAAGCGGTTCTTGGACGATCGCATCAAAGTTAAACAGTTGTCCGGCTTTGACTTGTTGCGGCAATCTTACCTCGATTGTCGGTGGCTTCGCACCAGCCCTTAACAAGCTGCGTTCCCATAGAATATCTTGGCGAACAATTCTGTCATTTTCAACTCGCTGTCGCGATCGAATCGTTGCATTGAACAGTAAATTGCGATTGTCCTGCACCTGACTACCGCTAATATTTGTAATTGTCTCAGCAACGATCGCGCGTCCCTCTGGCTTCCAAGATTCAACGCGTGTTGTATATCTCAGTTGCGGGTAGCGTTGCCAAAGTTGCGTTAATGACTGCGCCATAGTTTGGCGTGTTAAGCCGTCAGTATGGGTGAAATTAGTTCCATAGTATTGCATTACGGCTTGAGGATTATGCGCGTTAGCAGCTGCATCAATGCGTGCTAGTAAGTTTGTCAGCGCGGGAGGCGCGGCGGGTGTTGTTTGCGCTTGAGTGCGGTGCGATTGTAGCACTAAACCTAAAGTGATTAAGAAAAGTGCTAGCCAATTGCTCGTTGACAACTTATTTTTTTGAAAAATCATGTGGAGGCGGCTTAAAAAAAGCATAAAGTTACGCATCGGTGATAGCTTGATATTTGATTACTATAAAACAGTTAATTGTTTCATCTTAAGCTAACCTGGGCGTTGACTTGGTAACTCAATGGCAACAAAATTATTAATTGCGGCGAGTGGTACTGGCGGACATCTGTTTCCAGCGATCGCGCTAGCTGAACAACTACCAGATTATGAAATTGAGTGGTTGGGCGTTCCCGACCGCTTAGAAACGCAGTTAGTTCCCGCACAATATCCACTTCATAAAATTTCGGTTGCAGGATTTCAAGAGCGCTTGGGTTTCAGTACGCTACGCAATCTGAGTAAAATTGCGACTTCTGTTTTTCAAGTACGCCAGCTATTGCAACAAGGCGCATTTCAAGGTGTCTTCACAACTGGCGGTTACATCGCCGCCCCTGCTGTGCTTGCGGCGCGATCGCTCGGAATTCCGGCGATTCTCCACGAATCTAACGCGATTCCTGGAAAAGTTACGCGCTTTTTTAGCTCGTTTTGTACGGCGGTCGCGCTGGGATTTGAACCCGCAGCCCAGTACTTACCACGAATTAACACAATTTATACAGGGACACCCGTGCGATCGCAGTTTTTAAGTGCAAAAGAACAATTACCGCCGCTCGATCTTCCCATTCCCGAGGATGCTTTTCTCGTTGTTGTTGTCGGTGGTAGCCAAGGTGCGGTTGCAGTTAATCAAATTATCCGCCAATGCGCGCCTGCATGGTTTGACGCTGGCGTGTGGATTGTACATTTGACAGGAAACAACGATCCTGATGTCGCAAGTCTGCAACATCCGCAGTATTTTCCGTTACCTTTTTATGACAATATGGCAAGTTTGCTGCACAGAGCAAATTTAGCGATCGGGCGATCGGGGGCTGGTACTGTCACCGAGTTAGCAATGACTTGCAAACCCGCTATTTTTATTCCCTTCCCTGCTGCTGCGGAAGACCATCAATTCTACAATGCCCAAGTTTTAGCTGCATCCGGTGCGGCGATCGTATTTCGCCAACAAGAATTAACTCCTGAAGTGTTGCAATCTCAAGTATTAGAGTTGTTAAAATCACCCGCTGACTTACAGAAAATGGCTGCTGCTGCGGAAAAAATAGCAGTTCCTGACAGTGCTGAACGATTGGCAAAGTTAGTGCGCGAGTTAGTACATTAGTATTATTGCAAGCGAAGCGTTAAAATGTGGAATAACAATTCGACGCAGCACTGACAAACTTTGCTAGAAAATTATGCAAACAGCACAGCGATACTACACTCCAGAAGAATACTTGAAGTTAGAGGAGGCTGCTGAATACAAAAGTGAATATCTTGATGGGCAAATAGTTCCAATGGCAGGCGGTTCAACAAATCATAATCGAATTGCAGGTAATCTATATGCTGCGCTAAATTTTGCTTTTAGACAGCAAAACTACGAAGTTTTTATCACAGATGTGCGGTTGTGGATACCCGACAAGCGGTTTTACACCTATCCAGATGTCATGGTGACAGCGGGAGAACCCGAATATTACAATAACCGTACAGACACAATTACTAATCCGCAAGTTATTATCGAAGTCTTATCAGAATCGACTCAAGGTTACGATCGCGAAGAAAAATTTCGTGCTTACCGGACGATCGCATCTTTTCAGGAATACTTACTCATCGATCAGAACTCAATTCACATCGATCGCTTTTCGCAAACAGGAAAAAAACGTTGGGAACTGCGCGAGTACGATCAAGAAGATGAAGCCCTCACTTTAACAACAGTCCCTTTTGAGATTTCCCTCCTCGATTTATACAATAAAGTTAAGTTTGAACCTGCGGATGCGCAACACAACAGTGCAGATTCTGAAACATAAAGTGCGATCGCTGCAATTTACTCGCGCTTAACATTGAATCTTTCACAGTATTGCTCGAATTGAGCGTTTACCCTTTCAGGATCTAGCCCAAACTGATCTAAAGAGTACCGATGCACTCCATGCTTATGCTGAGGGTTTCGCGCCAGCCAAGTTTGAATATTTTCTGCCATTTGTGGATTAAAATCATAATTAAAGTATGCATAGATCTGGCGTACTGTCCCAATCGGATCTTGCACAAGGTTGTGGTAGTCTACATCATAGAAGCGCGAAGGCGCTTGAGAATCGCGGACTTGCATCTCGCGTTTTAAAGCTTTAGCTATGCGATCGCACCAGTAGTTTCCTAAAGTTTTTGGCTCGATGCGATCGCTATAAATTCCGCGCACAATCGCCGTTAAACTGCATATTGAAGGAAGTACTTTCAGCGGGTCGCGGTGCGTCTGCACGATGCAAGCATCAGGAAAAACTTTAATCAATGTATCTAAATAAAATATATGCGCTGGTGCTTTGAATACCCAATGACTATCTGGCGGATAGCGCCATGCTAAAAGTTGCAACTGCTGGCGATAAAATTGATACGCTTTGAGCATATCATAAGTTTCCATCCACGTGACATAACTCTCCACATTTGCCCGAATCTCAAAAATTAAGCTAGTAAATTCATGCTCAAACAAAGGATTACATTCTTCAGGTCCATGAGGATTTAAGTTGTGTGCTGTCGCCAGTTGCGGTGCTAAAGCATTATATCGTTGAACGAGTTTTTCCACCTTTTGAATTCGCGGATCGCTATGACGATTGTGATATTCAGGTGGTGGTGAAGGGCTTGCCATTTCCCACAAATGTAACCAGCGACTTTTAGGATCTTGCGCTAACAAATTATGAAGTAACGTAGTTCCAGTTCTGGGCATTCCTAGAATAAATAATGGTCGCGCGATCGCTACTTGTCGTATTTCAGGATAACATTTGATATCTTCTTGAATACGCAACCGATTGATCAGCAGTTGAATACACAACTTGCGCATAAAATAGCGCCCAAATAAGGTAAGTTCAGCATCTTCTTCTAAAGATTTGAGTAGCATCTGTAGTGGAAGCCGAAAACTTTCATCTCCCCAGTCAGCTAATCCAGTTTTCCGAGTTGCAGCAGTCAACAGTGATTCTTCTGCAAGGTTAACTAACGAAATTTTATTCTGTTTTAGCGTTTCTCCTGCCCAGTTTACTCCGCGCAACCACAAAGGACGATGGGGTTTTTCAAATGTCAAGTTGTGTAAAGTGTCTGTCATAGAAAGTTGTCAAGTTCCACTAGTTCACTTGTTACTACAAAAGATTTTTGCGAAAATCCTTATAAATCGCTCTTAATTGCATATAAAGTTTTGCATCAAAATGATATAACTATGCAAGAGTCCTGTTGCGATCGCTGCAATGTCCGAGCAAAAGCCTGCTAGTGTCTGGAACTATAAACCTTGGTGGTGTCAGCCTTGGTCAATCTTACTGACTGGAGTGACACTCATCAGCGGTAGTTGGATTCTATTTCAAACTCTTTGGTTAACGATCCTCGTCGCTATTCCTGTACTAACGTGGATGGGATTTTTCCTATTAATTTATCCAAGAATAGGAGTATATAACGATCTCTTAGATAAGCCATAATAGTAACTTAAAAGCGCTTTAAAAGTTTTGATTATCAACAAGTGAAATTAAAGTTTGTTCTTCGTAGATTTATTCCCAAAAAACCTGAACTGTAACATTCGTTCGCGTTTTTTTCGGGCAGTTTCTTGAAGATCGATAATACGATCCGTTTCATCTACAATCTCTCCAGTTAGCACTTCTAGCACATCTTCTAAAGTTACAACTCCCGCAACATTACCGTACTCATCAACAACAACTGCTAAATGTTCGCGCGCTTCTAGGAAGTTTTTAAGCAATTTATCTGCTCTAATCGTCTCAGGAACAAAGCGGACTTTACGCGTGAGACTCGAAATTTTTTGGTCATTATTTCCTTCAACCATTGCTGCTAGCAACTTTTGTTTAAGCGCAAATCCTAAAACTTGATCGATAGATTCTCCTACTACAATAATCCGCGTATGTTGTGAAGCAATAATTTCTCTTTTGCACTCTCCTAATGTGAGATCGCCCGATAAATATGTGACAATGGTTCGCGGGGTCATTAAATCCGCAGCCGTGAGGTCATTCAACCGAAAGACGCGCTGAATCATTTCAGCTTCATCGTCTTCAATAATGCCTTCTTGATAGCCAATATTGGCTAATAATTTAATTTCCGCTTCATTGGTAGTTGGTCTTCTTTTACCCTTAGTAAAAGGCTGTGTTGCTTTTTCAACAATCCAAACTAAAGGTTTTAATAAAAAAGTAAGCCCTCTAACAGGTACTGCTGCAAGTAAAGAGATTGGTTCAGCGTATCTTTCCCCAACAGTTTTAGGAACAATTTCACCAAAAATAATAATCAGAAACGTGAGAATTGCCGAAAAAATTCCTAACCAAGCGTCTCCTAAAACATTGGTTGCCACACTACCGATGACAATGCTCCCAACGATGTTGAATATATTATTGAGAATGACAATTGTTGCAATCGGACGACTAATTTTCTCTTTAATCGACAGTAGTGCGATCGCTGAAGGAATATTACTCTGTGCTAACTGACGCACCCGAATTGTCGATATCGATAGTAGCGCAGTTTCTACACCAGAGCAAAATGCTGAACCGGTAAGAATGACAAGGACAATGATAGCCAGAGTTAGCATATTATTTGATTTGTCGCAGACAAACTAGAAATTTGCCTGCAATAGTATTGGAAATATTCTAATTGACGACTTGACTACTGTGCAGTCGCGGATCGTCTGCATTATCCGCAGGTGCGACAGGTGCAGTAAACTTAGAAACTTGACCGCTGCTACGTTGGGCGTAAGGTAGCGGTGACTCAGCAACTAAAGCATCTAAATTCGTTGCCATAACCATACGAGGTTGTTCGCCAATGCTTTGCGCGATCGCTTCGCCTTCTTTGTTCAAAAACACAAAATGCGGAATGCCATCAACGCGATATGTTAAAATCTCCGGCAACCACTTGCTGTTATCGACATTCAGCATCACAAAGTTAACCGATTCGCCATACTCCTGCTTGAGTTGTGCCATATCTGGTGCCATTGCTTGACAGCTAGTACACCAGTTCGCATAAAATTCGATTAGCGAGGGTTTACCGTTACTTAGCGCTACTTCTAGCGGTACTGACTCTTCGTCAAGGTGTGTCAACGAAACCGCACTTGTTTGATTTCTCAAGCCTAAAACTAAGGCGACACTCAGCGCGATCGCCACTAAGACAATCAAAAAATTTCTAACGCGCTTTCCAGTATTCGCTTCTGGTGAACTCACACTCATAAGACTTTGCTTAAAACTTGTTCAGCCATAATAATTTCAGTGTAACCGAAGCCGCGAAAACCTCTAGTCTTTCCTCGCATCGCTACACTAGAGTGAATGACACCATAAATTTGAAGTCGTGAAAAAGCGAGTTACGCTGACCTTTCCCAAACGCGCGGTACAAATGCCCGTTACTTATCGCTTGGCAAAAGATTTTAACGTGGCAGCAAATATTATCCGCGCCCAAGTAGCCCCAAATCAAGTTGGTAAACTCGTTGTTGAACTATCCGGCGATATCGATCAGCTTGATGCGGCGATTGAATGGATGCGATCGCTGCATATTAATGTCTCGCAAAGTATCGCAGAAATTGTCATCGATCAAGATAGCTGCGTTGATTGTGGCTTGTGTACGGGTGTTTGTCCCACAGAAGCCTTAACGCTCGACCCCCAAACGTATCGTCTCACATTTACGCGATCGCGCTGCATTGTCTGCGAACAGTGTATCCCTACTTGTCCTGTGGAAGCTATTTCAATAAATCTGTAACTCAGCAGTGCAGTTAAGTCAAGTCATACTTCGAGTTTTAAGCGAGCGTAGCTTCACGCGTTTGGTTGACAGCTTGTGAGATAATGTTTGCTGCCTGGTAAGCTTCTTGCTCAGTTGTAAATTTACCAAGACCAATGCGTAACGCTCCATCAATTAGATTATTTGGTAAACCTAATGCTTGCAAGACATGCGAAGGTGTTTCTACTCCAGAAGAACAAGCAGCACCAGTAGAAATAGCTAAGCGCGATCGCACTCTAGCAATGATTGCACTATTGGGAACATCGGGGATAGAAATGTGGAGACTTCCTGCGAGACGAGAATTCGGATCGCCGTTAATAACTAAGCCTGGAATATTGTTGAGCAATAGCTGCTGGAGTCTGTTTCGCAAGGATGCGATCGCTTTTTCATCTGCTTCCATCTCTCGTTGTCGCAGGCGACAAGCTTCCCCTAATCCAACAATACCAGGAACGTTGAGAGTTCCAGATCTCACACCCCTTTGATGACCGCCACCAAAGAAAATTGGCTGTAGATGGTATCCTTTCCTGATAACTAACGCCCCAGAACCTTTAGGACCATAGAGTTTATGCGCTGAAATTGCCATGTAAGTGATTCCCCACTCTGCAAATTTTAACGGGATTTTTCCTACAGCTTGGGAGGCATCGCAGAGGAAGGGAATGTCATAGTTTCGGGCAATCTGTCCGATTTCTTGAATGGGGTAAATATTACCCACTTCGTTGTTGGCTGCCATAACACATAACAGGGAAATGCCGCTAGCACAGATTTGCTTAAGATATTCAAGGTCAAGCCTACCTTTCGAGTCAACACGGAGGCTGACGATATCAGCCGATTCCTTTTTGGCTAGGGCATCACAGGTATCTAAAACAGCCTTGTGTTCGACTGGCGATACCGCAATGCGGGGCTTAGTTTTAGCACTTGCATCGGGAGATATGCTGCCCTGAATTGCTAAGTTAATACTTTCAGTTGCCCCTGAGGTAAAAACAACTTCTTTAGGTGATGCTCCCACTAATTCAGCAATGTAAATACCTGCTTTTGCAATGGCTGATAAAGCTTCATCACCGTAGGTGTGGTCAAGACTGCTGGCGTTGCCAAATGCTGTTGTCATGTAGTGCAACATCTGGTTTGCCACCCTTGGATCGACTGGGGTAGTTGAGTGGTAATCGAGGTAAATAGAAGACGTTTGGCTCTGCAATTCAGCACTCATGTGAAACAGTTGATTATTCAATCAAGCTTTTCCTCAAACTACCACTTTGCCTTCAGTTATTCCTCGCGCTCTAGAAATTGTCTTGCCATACGTCCCCAATCCCCCCGCGCATCCTGAACCATTTGCTTTCTCCTACCATCTGGCTGCTCGTCCTCATAACGCGCCCAAGCCATTAGTAGCAATTTCAACCCTTCTAGAGAATTTGTTAGACGAGAGCGCAAAGTTTCCGCATCTACTCCCTCTACATCCTCTTCTAAAATTTCAACGAGATTGTTGTATGCAGGATGGTTGGTATTCAAAGTGACAATAATTGCTCCACCTCTAGGTTTAACTGAAAAGAAAGCAGCTGTTTCTAAATCGGCTTCTGCAAAAATATATTTTAAGCCATCATCAACGGTAGTTGCTGCTAGTTGAACTGCGTGACTTTCTGTGATTCCCCCGTCTGTTAAAGTTTTTTCAATAGCTTTTTGTCGCTCTTCTTTTGGCAAAGATTCGTCTTTGTCACTTTGTCCTGTATGTCCTCCCTTCTTACGCTCTTCTGTCACGGCGGTTGCTACTTGTTCTGCTGTAGGACCTGTGTGACGCTTGGGACCGCTACGAGATCCTTTTGTTTGTACGTCAAGCAGACGACGAATAATGCCTAGTTGAGACTTGATTTTCTGGGCAATTTCTAGTAACGGTCCTCGTGGATCTCCATCTTCTTGCAACTCATCTTTTAACTGATGTATAGTTTTTCCATCTTTCAGAAGAGATTCAATATCAAATTTTAATAATTCACTGAAGTTACGGGCAGACTGTTTATTATTAGTGACTCCAAAAAGGTCATCTAGTGCTGGTGGAAATTCTACCTCAACTCCCCACCAACGTTCTGTAGGATCGTATGTATTAACTAGGGTTTGATCGAGTTCGAGTTCGCGACCTGCACGAACTACTGAAATACCAATATTCTTGGCAGCGTGTTGTCCGTGGGGAAGACTTCCTGGATTTTTCCCAGGAGAAGCTTGACGTGCTTCTTCTTTAGCATAGGAAAAGCGAATTTTTACTTCATGTTGCTTGCCACGGAAGTCGATTGTAAAAGTAGCTTCGTAGTGGTTTTCCCCCTCCCACGGTTTAAACATTGGAGTATTGTCAAAAGGAGCAGGACAAGAAGTTTTTGCCATCAAATAACCAGGATCGTTTGGTAAAGCAAACTTTTCAGCAATAACGTTATCTGGATAGTCAAAATCAAAAGCAATCATCCGAATCGAAACTTGACCATTTTCTAGGAACCTACGATACATTCTGCCAATTAGTAACTCAGAATTATTAATGATGGCAGTTCCAGTTCTCCAAATACAACGGTCAATATTCGACCAAACTACCAATGTTCCACTTTGCTCGAAATTGCGTCCAACTCTTCTCCAAATATTAGGAATAGCTCTAATCTGTGGTTCTGGAACTTGTGTCTGAACTTGATTTTTGATTTCATTCAGA
This window contains:
- a CDS encoding ATP-binding protein, whose protein sequence is MATNSHDIVPAHLAVQAMRDNGYKNAAYAIAELIDNSIQAGATKVELLCGEKQVLLEQRRRSRIYQIAVLDNGSGMDATILRLALQFGNGTYLEENKHTGIGRFGMGLPSSSVSQCQRVDVWSWQNGVENALYTYLDLNEIKNQVQTQVPEPQIRAIPNIWRRVGRNFEQSGTLVVWSNIDRCIWRTGTAIINNSELLIGRMYRRFLENGQVSIRMIAFDFDYPDNVIAEKFALPNDPGYLMAKTSCPAPFDNTPMFKPWEGENHYEATFTIDFRGKQHEVKIRFSYAKEEARQASPGKNPGSLPHGQHAAKNIGISVVRAGRELELDQTLVNTYDPTERWWGVEVEFPPALDDLFGVTNNKQSARNFSELLKFDIESLLKDGKTIHQLKDELQEDGDPRGPLLEIAQKIKSQLGIIRRLLDVQTKGSRSGPKRHTGPTAEQVATAVTEERKKGGHTGQSDKDESLPKEERQKAIEKTLTDGGITESHAVQLAATTVDDGLKYIFAEADLETAAFFSVKPRGGAIIVTLNTNHPAYNNLVEILEEDVEGVDAETLRSRLTNSLEGLKLLLMAWARYEDEQPDGRRKQMVQDARGDWGRMARQFLEREE
- a CDS encoding NIL domain-containing protein translates to MKKRVTLTFPKRAVQMPVTYRLAKDFNVAANIIRAQVAPNQVGKLVVELSGDIDQLDAAIEWMRSLHINVSQSIAEIVIDQDSCVDCGLCTGVCPTEALTLDPQTYRLTFTRSRCIVCEQCIPTCPVEAISINL
- a CDS encoding DUF6737 family protein; the encoded protein is MSEQKPASVWNYKPWWCQPWSILLTGVTLISGSWILFQTLWLTILVAIPVLTWMGFFLLIYPRIGVYNDLLDKP
- a CDS encoding hemolysin family protein encodes the protein MLTLAIIVLVILTGSAFCSGVETALLSISTIRVRQLAQSNIPSAIALLSIKEKISRPIATIVILNNIFNIVGSIVIGSVATNVLGDAWLGIFSAILTFLIIIFGEIVPKTVGERYAEPISLLAAVPVRGLTFLLKPLVWIVEKATQPFTKGKRRPTTNEAEIKLLANIGYQEGIIEDDEAEMIQRVFRLNDLTAADLMTPRTIVTYLSGDLTLGECKREIIASQHTRIIVVGESIDQVLGFALKQKLLAAMVEGNNDQKISSLTRKVRFVPETIRADKLLKNFLEAREHLAVVVDEYGNVAGVVTLEDVLEVLTGEIVDETDRIIDLQETARKKRERMLQFRFFGNKSTKNKL
- a CDS encoding sulfotransferase, which translates into the protein MTDTLHNLTFEKPHRPLWLRGVNWAGETLKQNKISLVNLAEESLLTAATRKTGLADWGDESFRLPLQMLLKSLEEDAELTLFGRYFMRKLCIQLLINRLRIQEDIKCYPEIRQVAIARPLFILGMPRTGTTLLHNLLAQDPKSRWLHLWEMASPSPPPEYHNRHSDPRIQKVEKLVQRYNALAPQLATAHNLNPHGPEECNPLFEHEFTSLIFEIRANVESYVTWMETYDMLKAYQFYRQQLQLLAWRYPPDSHWVFKAPAHIFYLDTLIKVFPDACIVQTHRDPLKVLPSICSLTAIVRGIYSDRIEPKTLGNYWCDRIAKALKREMQVRDSQAPSRFYDVDYHNLVQDPIGTVRQIYAYFNYDFNPQMAENIQTWLARNPQHKHGVHRYSLDQFGLDPERVNAQFEQYCERFNVKRE
- a CDS encoding thioredoxin family protein, yielding MSVSSPEANTGKRVRNFLIVLVAIALSVALVLGLRNQTSAVSLTHLDEESVPLEVALSNGKPSLIEFYANWCTSCQAMAPDMAQLKQEYGESVNFVMLNVDNSKWLPEILTYRVDGIPHFVFLNKEGEAIAQSIGEQPRMVMATNLDALVAESPLPYAQRSSGQVSKFTAPVAPADNADDPRLHSSQVVN
- a CDS encoding cysteine desulfurase family protein, giving the protein MNNQLFHMSAELQSQTSSIYLDYHSTTPVDPRVANQMLHYMTTAFGNASSLDHTYGDEALSAIAKAGIYIAELVGASPKEVVFTSGATESINLAIQGSISPDASAKTKPRIAVSPVEHKAVLDTCDALAKKESADIVSLRVDSKGRLDLEYLKQICASGISLLCVMAANNEVGNIYPIQEIGQIARNYDIPFLCDASQAVGKIPLKFAEWGITYMAISAHKLYGPKGSGALVIRKGYHLQPIFFGGGHQRGVRSGTLNVPGIVGLGEACRLRQREMEADEKAIASLRNRLQQLLLNNIPGLVINGDPNSRLAGSLHISIPDVPNSAIIARVRSRLAISTGAACSSGVETPSHVLQALGLPNNLIDGALRIGLGKFTTEQEAYQAANIISQAVNQTREATLA